A genomic stretch from Microtus pennsylvanicus isolate mMicPen1 chromosome 9, mMicPen1.hap1, whole genome shotgun sequence includes:
- the LOC142856894 gene encoding small ribosomal subunit protein eS27-like — protein sequence MPLAKDLLYPYPEEEKRKHKKKRLVQSPNSYFMDVKCPGCYKITTVFSHAQMVVLCVGCSPVLCQPTGGKARLKEGCSFRRKQH from the coding sequence ATGCCTCTCGCAAAGGATCTCCTTTATCCCTAtccagaggaggaaaagaggaaacacaagaaaaagcgCCTGGTGCAGAGCCCCAATTCCTACTTTATGGATGTGAAGTGCCCAGGATGCTATAAAATCACCACGGTCTTTAGCCATGCACAGATGGTGGTCCTGTGTGTCGGCTGCTCCCCTGTCCTCTGTCAGCCTACAGGCGGGAAAGCAAGACTGAAGGAAGGATGCTCCTTCAGGAGGAAGCAGCACTGA